In the genome of Geotrypetes seraphini chromosome 14, aGeoSer1.1, whole genome shotgun sequence, one region contains:
- the LOC117348144 gene encoding olfactory receptor 1020-like, with translation MEGRNQTSVTEFILLGLTRDPKLQIPLFVLFLLVYVITLLGNMGIILATRLDSRLQTPMYFFLIHLSFIDICYSSVITPKNLQTLLAEQETISFTGCALQLYFYASFATTECFLLAVMAYDRYVAICNPLLYHVIMNRRLCICMLSAAYAGGFGDALVHTICTFKLSYCGSNAINHYFCDGPPLLMLTCSDTFVCELVFSILVGFNTITTFVAILVSYIFILSSILRIRSTEGRHKAFSTCGSHFTAVLIFYGTLFFMYLRPASSYSMEQDKVVSVFYAVLIPMLNPLIYSLRNKEVKTALVKGWDQSFTSFRRFSR, from the coding sequence ATGGAAGGCAGGAACCAGACGTCAGTGACTGAGTTCATTCTCCTTGGACTCACTCGTGATCCAAAGCTCCAGATTCCACTCTTTGTGCTCTTCCTACTGGTCTATGTTATCACCCTGCTGGGTAACATGGGTATCATTCTTGCAACTAGGTTAGATTCGCGCCTGCAAACCCCGATGTACTTTTTCCTCATTCACTTGTCATTCATAGATATCTGCTATTCTTCTGTCATTACTCCCAAAAACCTGCAAACTCTACTGGCAGAACAGGAAACCATCTCCTTCACTGGTTGTGCTCTACAGTTGTATTTTTATGCAAGTTTTGCCACCACTGAATGTTTTCTGCTGGCAGTCATGGCGTATGATCGTTATGTGGCAATCTGTAATCCATTGCTTTACCATGTCATTATGAACAGAAGACTCTGCATCTGTATGCTGAGTGCAGCTTATGCAGGTGGCTTTGGCGATGCTCTAGTGCATACAATTTGTACTTTTAAATTGTCCTACTGTGGGTCTAATGCAATTAATCATTATTTCTGTGATGGCCCTCCTCTCTTGATGCTTACGTGCTCTGATACTTTTGTCTGCGAACTCGTATTTAGTATCCTTGTTGGGTTCAACACTATAACAACCTTTGTGGCAATCTTAGTCTCCTACATCTTCATTCTCTCCAGCATCCTGAGGATTCGTTCCACTGAAGGAAGACACAAAGCATTCAGCACTTGTGGCTCCCACTTCACTGCTGTGCTGATTTTCTATGGAACTCTTTTTTTCATGTATTTACGGCCTGCTTCGAGTTACTCTATGGAACAGGACAAAGTAGTTTCAGTGTTTTATGCAGTATTAATCCCCATGTTAAACCCCCTGATTTACAGCCTGAGGAACAAGGAGGTGAAAACAGCCCTGGTAAAGGGTTGGGATCAGTCCTTCACATCATTCAGAAGATTTTCCAGGTAA
- the LOC117348145 gene encoding olfactory receptor 1009-like, translating to MEWTNRTVTEFIFLGFTSDPMLQILLFFMLLLVYISTLLGNTCIIILIYTNPHLHTPMYFFISHLSFLDICYSSVIAPKTLENLLAEHKAISFLGCAVQMYFYAAYANIEALMLGVMAYDRYMAICSPLLYAINMNRRVCIQLVAGAYMGGFINSLIHTSMAFRLTFCGPNMISHFYCDVPPVLKLSCSDTSANELLLFIIVTLNSSVSFGTIIISYTYILSTIMRIQSAGGKVKAFNTCASHLTAVLIFFGTILFMYLRPKSNYGYQNNLASVFYAVVIPMLNPMIYSLRNKEVKGAFNKTIKPLFARQWWTHAIKSNIK from the coding sequence ATGGAGTGGACAAACAGAACAGTAACTGAGTTTATTTTCTTGGGATTCACCAGTGATCCAATGCTGCAAATTCTACTCTTCTTTATGCTTCTTCTGGTTTATATCAGCACCCTTCTGGGCAACACTTGTATTATTATACTAATTTATACTAATCCTCATCTTCACACACCTATGTACTTTTTTATCAGTCACTTATCCTTTCTAGACATTTGTTATTCCTCAGTGATTGCTCCCAAGACCCTGGAAAACCTCCTAGCGGAGCATAAAGCAATTTCATTCCTTGGCTGTGCAGTACAAATGTacttttatgctgcttatgcaAATATTGAAGCCCTAATGTTAGGAGTTATGGCGTACGATCGTTACATGGCGATATGCAGCCCATTACTCTATGCAATTAACATGAACAGAAGAGTTTGTATTCAGTTAGTAGCTGGGGCCTACATGGGCGGATTTATTAATTCCCTGATACATACAAGCATGGCGTTTCGCTTAACCTTCTGTGGACCCAATATGATCAGTCATTTCTACTGTGATGTACCACCGGTGCTAAAACTCTCCTGCTCTGATACGTCTGCTAACGAGCTTTTGCTTTTCATCATTGTCACATTAAACTCATCAGTCTCTTTTGGGACTATCATAATTTCTTACACTTATATTCTTTCGACCATTATGAGGATTCAGTCCGCTGGTGGCAAAGTCAAAGCCTTCAACACGTGTGCCTCTCACTTAACTGCTGTGCTGATATTTTTTGGGACAATTCTTTTTATGTATTTGCGACCCAAGTCTAATTATGGCTACCAAAATAATTTAGCTTCTGTTTTTTATGCCGTGGTGATTCCCATGTTAAACCCCATGATCTACAGCTTGAGGAATAAGGAAGTGAAAGGAGCatttaataaaacaataaaacccCTCTTTGCAAGGCAATGGTGGACACATGCAATAAAATCCAATATCAAATGA